Proteins from a single region of Flavobacterium sp. K5-23:
- a CDS encoding BCCT family transporter has product MAKKIIRSDERKSIFGLDVNGPVFFTSAITIIIIITLTLMFKEGAEQVFTATQNYVANKAGWFFILSVNIFLIFMIYLAFSKFGHLRIGGQNAKPEFKTLSWFAMLFSAGMGIGLLFWSISEPVYHFLSPPMAAGGTAEAAKEAMKFTFLHWGFHAWAVYALVGLSLAYFTYSRGLPLTIRSIFYPYLGDRIYGRIGDAIDIFAVLATLFGLATSLGMGVQQIAAGLHHLFGIDSGVQTQIILIAVVTSIATVSVVLGVDKGVRVLSEWNMRIAVLFLLMVVILGPTIFIFKSFVQNTGSYVSSFLEVATWTESYTGSNWQNAWTVFYWGWWIAWSPFVGMFIARISKGRTVREFILGVLLVPSLVTFFWITAFGSTALHQTLLGDNTIANAVNDNVATALFVFLEDYPFSFYLNIVAIILIAGFFITSSDSGSLVVDNLTSGGKIDSPVGQRIFWAIAEGGVAAVLLIGGGLQALQTATIVTGLPFAVILIIMCFSLYKGLSEDLKKLQKRESQKELENYEEIVSDIVKKQNSNQQNKIK; this is encoded by the coding sequence ATGGCTAAGAAAATTATAAGAAGTGATGAGAGGAAATCCATTTTTGGATTGGATGTTAATGGACCTGTGTTTTTCACATCAGCGATTACCATCATCATCATAATAACATTAACCCTGATGTTTAAAGAAGGGGCAGAACAAGTTTTTACGGCAACCCAGAATTATGTCGCAAATAAGGCGGGTTGGTTTTTTATCTTAAGCGTAAATATTTTTCTGATATTTATGATTTATCTGGCCTTCAGTAAATTTGGACATTTAAGGATTGGAGGACAAAATGCGAAACCTGAATTTAAAACCCTTTCCTGGTTCGCAATGCTATTTAGTGCCGGAATGGGAATTGGATTGTTGTTTTGGAGTATTTCAGAACCCGTTTATCATTTTCTGAGCCCACCAATGGCCGCAGGCGGAACTGCCGAAGCAGCCAAGGAAGCTATGAAATTTACCTTTTTACACTGGGGCTTTCACGCCTGGGCAGTTTATGCATTGGTAGGATTATCTCTGGCATATTTTACCTATTCTCGTGGACTTCCACTTACCATTAGATCAATTTTTTATCCTTATTTAGGTGATAGAATTTATGGAAGAATTGGAGATGCGATAGATATCTTCGCTGTACTTGCCACTTTATTTGGTCTTGCCACTTCTTTAGGAATGGGAGTTCAACAAATTGCTGCAGGGTTACATCACCTATTTGGAATAGATAGTGGTGTACAAACTCAAATTATCCTAATTGCCGTAGTAACCTCAATTGCTACTGTTTCAGTTGTTTTGGGAGTTGATAAAGGAGTTAGAGTTTTGAGTGAATGGAATATGAGAATAGCGGTGCTATTTCTTTTGATGGTAGTGATATTAGGACCAACAATCTTTATTTTTAAATCCTTCGTACAAAACACAGGGAGTTATGTATCTAGTTTTCTTGAAGTTGCAACTTGGACAGAAAGCTACACTGGTTCTAACTGGCAAAATGCCTGGACCGTTTTTTACTGGGGATGGTGGATTGCTTGGTCACCTTTTGTAGGAATGTTTATTGCTCGTATTTCCAAAGGGCGTACAGTGCGTGAGTTTATTTTGGGAGTTTTATTAGTGCCTTCCCTTGTAACTTTTTTCTGGATTACAGCCTTTGGAAGCACAGCGTTACATCAAACGCTTCTTGGTGATAATACTATTGCAAATGCCGTAAATGATAACGTTGCGACTGCACTGTTTGTATTTTTAGAAGATTATCCTTTCTCATTTTATCTTAATATTGTTGCCATAATTTTAATTGCAGGTTTTTTTATTACGTCTTCAGATTCCGGATCTTTGGTGGTAGATAATTTAACCTCAGGGGGTAAAATAGATTCTCCAGTAGGCCAAAGAATTTTTTGGGCGATTGCTGAAGGTGGTGTTGCTGCGGTACTTTTAATTGGTGGCGGATTACAGGCGCTTCAAACAGCCACTATTGTAACCGGATTGCCATTTGCCGTGATTTTAATAATTATGTGCTTTTCACTTTACAAAGGTTTAAGCGAAGACCTGAAGAAACTACAAAAGCGAGAATCCCAAAAAGAACTAGAAAATTACGAGGAAATCGTTTCTGACATCGTTAAAAAACAAAATAGTAATCAACAAAACAAAATTAAATAA
- a CDS encoding YdeI family protein, whose product MEEKELHYFKNATEWREWLHKNHQFSKGVSLIFYKVASPYESMRWEEAVQVALCYGWIDSTVKKIDSDRRKQTFSPRKDKSVWSKLNKTYIENLIRENLIHESGFAKIEIAKQNGSWTSLDAVEDLIIPLDLEIEFHKNSIAFDNYQNFSPSYRKSYLYWLNQAKREETRNNRITEIVALCQQNIKSRN is encoded by the coding sequence TTGGAAGAAAAGGAACTTCACTATTTTAAAAATGCAACTGAATGGCGGGAATGGCTGCATAAGAACCATCAATTTTCAAAAGGCGTTTCTTTAATTTTTTATAAAGTGGCAAGTCCTTATGAAAGTATGCGTTGGGAAGAAGCTGTTCAAGTTGCGCTATGCTATGGCTGGATTGATTCGACCGTAAAAAAAATTGATTCCGATAGACGAAAGCAAACTTTTTCTCCTAGAAAAGACAAAAGTGTATGGAGTAAACTCAACAAAACATACATTGAAAATCTTATTAGAGAAAATCTAATACATGAAAGTGGTTTTGCTAAAATAGAAATCGCAAAACAAAACGGTTCTTGGACTTCATTAGATGCTGTTGAAGATTTAATTATCCCTTTAGATTTAGAAATTGAATTCCATAAAAACAGTATAGCTTTCGACAATTATCAAAATTTCAGTCCCTCCTATAGAAAAAGTTATCTCTATTGGCTCAATCAAGCAAAGCGTGAAGAAACAAGAAACAATAGAATTACAGAAATAGTAGCTCTTTGCCAACAAAACATAAAGTCAAGAAATTAA
- a CDS encoding four helix bundle protein, giving the protein MRHNYKNLKIWQIGIEIANDVSDLLLEFPKHERFDLSSQLSRCSVSIPSNIAEGSSRTDKSFSHFIDISLGSSFELITQLLVAKHRKYINEEKFNKIETKIEEFQRMTMGFQNGLK; this is encoded by the coding sequence ATGCGCCATAATTATAAGAATTTAAAAATTTGGCAAATAGGTATCGAAATCGCTAATGATGTCTCGGATTTACTTTTAGAGTTTCCAAAACACGAAAGATTTGATTTAAGCTCTCAATTAAGCAGATGTTCGGTTTCAATACCTAGTAATATTGCTGAGGGTTCATCAAGAACTGATAAATCATTTAGCCATTTTATAGATATCTCTTTAGGTTCTTCATTTGAACTTATTACACAACTATTAGTTGCAAAGCATAGAAAATATATCAACGAAGAAAAATTTAATAAAATAGAAACAAAAATAGAAGAATTTCAAAGAATGACTATGGGTTTTCAAAATGGATTAAAATAA
- the can gene encoding carbonate dehydratase has product MSDFYKKILDNNKVWVEKTLETDPNYFKDLAKGQTPPLLWIGCSDSRVPANEIIGAKPGEVFVHRNIANMVVHSDMNMLSVLDYAVNVLKVKHVIVCGHYGCGGVKAAMGNDSIGIIDNWIRHIKDVYRLHNTYLDSIVDENERFNKFVELNVKEQVFDLGKTSIVQSAWKNGQELSIHGWVYGLNSGFVTDLDVNLSSNNDLDQVYQLKF; this is encoded by the coding sequence ATGAGTGATTTTTATAAAAAAATACTAGATAATAATAAAGTATGGGTCGAGAAGACTTTGGAAACAGATCCAAATTATTTTAAAGATTTAGCGAAAGGACAAACTCCACCTTTATTGTGGATAGGTTGTTCAGATAGTCGCGTTCCTGCTAATGAAATCATTGGTGCTAAGCCAGGAGAGGTTTTTGTTCACAGAAACATTGCTAATATGGTTGTGCACTCCGATATGAATATGTTGAGTGTGTTAGATTATGCAGTCAATGTTTTAAAAGTAAAACATGTTATTGTATGTGGTCATTATGGCTGTGGTGGAGTAAAAGCAGCTATGGGGAATGATTCCATAGGAATTATAGACAACTGGATTCGTCATATAAAAGATGTGTATCGTCTTCACAATACCTATTTAGATTCGATTGTCGATGAGAATGAACGCTTTAATAAGTTTGTTGAATTAAATGTAAAAGAACAAGTGTTCGATTTAGGTAAAACATCCATAGTGCAGTCAGCATGGAAAAACGGACAAGAATTGAGTATTCATGGTTGGGTTTACGGATTAAATTCAGGTTTTGTAACTGATTTAGACGTAAATCTTAGTTCAAACAATGATTTAGATCAAGTTTACCAATTAAAGTTTTAA
- a CDS encoding acyl-CoA dehydrogenase family protein — MSDVTRGGQFLVKETKCEDIFTPEDFNEEQLMMRDSVKEFVDKELWPNKDRFEKKDYALTEETMRKAGDLGFLSVAVPEAYGGMGMGFVNTVLVCDYISGATGSFSTAFGAHTGIGTMPITLYGSEEQKQKYVPKLASGEWFGAYCLTEPGAGSDANSGKTKAVLSEDGKTYSITGQKMWISNAGFCSVFIVFARIGDDKNITGFIVENSDDNGISMNEEEHKLGIRASSTRQVFFNETKVPAENMLSERGNGFKIAMNALNVGRIKLAAACLDAQRRVITNATAYANERIQFNTPISQFGAIRSKLAEMATSCYAGESATYRAAKNIEDRITAREAEGSTHQDAELKGVEEYAIECSVLKVAVSEDVQNCADEGIQIFGGMGFSEDTPMESAWRDARIARIYEGTNEINRMLSVGMLIKKAMKGHVDLLGPASKVQEELMGIPSFDTPDYSELFAEEKEMIGKLKKAFLMVAGGAVQKYGPDLDAHQQLLMAASDILIEIYMAESTILRTEKTAKKEGEDKVQEQIAMAKLYLYQAVDIVTQKGKESIISFAEGDEQRMMLMGLRRFTKYTNMPNIVGLRETITSKLVAENEYCF; from the coding sequence ATGAGCGACGTAACTAGAGGAGGTCAATTCCTTGTAAAAGAGACAAAGTGCGAAGATATCTTCACTCCAGAAGACTTCAATGAAGAACAATTAATGATGCGTGACTCTGTTAAAGAGTTTGTAGACAAAGAATTATGGCCTAATAAAGACCGTTTTGAAAAGAAAGATTACGCTTTAACTGAAGAAACAATGCGTAAAGCGGGAGACTTAGGTTTCCTTAGCGTTGCAGTTCCTGAAGCTTACGGTGGAATGGGAATGGGATTTGTAAATACGGTTTTAGTTTGTGATTATATTTCGGGAGCAACGGGTTCATTCTCTACTGCTTTTGGAGCACATACTGGAATTGGAACTATGCCAATTACTTTATATGGTAGCGAAGAGCAAAAACAAAAATACGTACCTAAATTAGCTTCAGGTGAGTGGTTTGGTGCTTACTGTTTGACTGAGCCAGGTGCTGGATCAGATGCTAACTCTGGAAAAACAAAAGCAGTTTTATCAGAAGACGGAAAAACATATTCTATTACAGGTCAAAAAATGTGGATTTCGAATGCAGGTTTCTGTAGCGTATTCATCGTTTTTGCTCGTATTGGAGATGATAAAAACATTACTGGTTTTATCGTTGAAAACTCGGATGACAATGGAATTTCAATGAATGAAGAGGAACACAAACTTGGAATTCGTGCTTCTTCTACTCGTCAAGTTTTCTTTAACGAAACTAAGGTTCCGGCAGAAAACATGTTGTCAGAAAGAGGAAATGGTTTCAAAATAGCTATGAACGCTTTGAATGTTGGACGTATTAAATTAGCCGCAGCTTGTCTTGATGCTCAACGTAGAGTAATTACAAACGCAACTGCATACGCTAACGAAAGAATCCAATTTAACACGCCTATTTCACAATTTGGAGCGATTCGTTCAAAATTAGCTGAAATGGCAACTTCTTGTTATGCTGGTGAAAGTGCCACTTATAGAGCAGCAAAAAATATTGAAGATAGAATTACGGCTCGTGAAGCGGAAGGTTCTACTCATCAAGATGCTGAATTAAAAGGAGTTGAAGAGTATGCTATTGAGTGCTCAGTACTTAAAGTAGCTGTTTCTGAAGACGTACAAAATTGTGCTGATGAAGGAATTCAAATCTTTGGTGGAATGGGATTCTCTGAAGACACACCTATGGAAAGTGCTTGGAGAGATGCTAGAATTGCTCGTATCTATGAAGGTACAAACGAAATCAACAGAATGCTATCTGTAGGAATGTTGATTAAAAAAGCAATGAAAGGACACGTTGATTTACTTGGACCTGCTTCAAAAGTGCAAGAAGAATTAATGGGAATACCTTCTTTTGACACTCCTGATTATTCTGAATTATTTGCAGAAGAAAAGGAAATGATTGGTAAATTGAAAAAAGCATTCTTAATGGTTGCTGGTGGAGCTGTTCAAAAATACGGACCGGATTTAGATGCACACCAACAGTTATTAATGGCAGCTTCTGATATATTAATCGAAATCTACATGGCTGAAAGCACCATTCTAAGAACGGAAAAAACAGCCAAAAAAGAAGGAGAAGATAAAGTTCAAGAACAAATTGCAATGGCTAAATTATACCTTTACCAAGCAGTTGATATTGTAACTCAAAAAGGAAAAGAAAGTATTATCTCTTTTGCTGAAGGAGATGAACAACGCATGATGTTAATGGGATTAAGACGTTTTACTAAATATACAAATATGCCAAATATTGTAGGTTTAAGAGAAACTATTACTTCTAAATTAGTGGCAGAAAACGAATACTGCTTCTAA
- a CDS encoding acetyl-CoA C-acyltransferase, translated as MKTAYIVKAYRTAVGKAPKGVFRFKRPDELAAETIEFMMNELPDFDKTRIDDVMVGNAMPEAEQGLNVARLISLMGLKVEDVPGVTVNRYCASGIETIGMATAKIQSGMAHCIIAGGAESMSFIPMGGYKPTPDYAVAKAGNEDYYWGMGLTAEAVAQQFKVSREDQDEFAYNSHMKALKAQAEGKFDKQIVPITIEQTFINENGKKETKSYVVNKDEGPRAGTTKEALAGLRPVFEAGGSVTAGNSSQMSDGAAFVLVMSEEMVKELNLEPIARLVNFASAGVEPRIMGIGPVKAIPKALKQAGLSLNDIGLIELNEAFASQSIAVIRELGLNPDIVNVNGGAIALGHPLGCTGAKLSVQLFDEMKRRGDKYGIVSMCVGTGQGTAGVYELM; from the coding sequence ATGAAAACAGCCTATATAGTAAAAGCATACAGAACTGCAGTTGGTAAAGCACCAAAAGGAGTTTTTAGATTTAAAAGACCTGATGAATTAGCAGCAGAAACCATCGAATTTATGATGAATGAGTTGCCTGATTTTGATAAAACCCGTATTGATGACGTTATGGTAGGAAATGCCATGCCGGAAGCAGAACAAGGTTTGAACGTAGCACGCTTAATCTCCTTAATGGGATTGAAAGTGGAGGATGTTCCTGGTGTAACAGTGAATCGTTACTGTGCATCTGGAATTGAAACTATTGGAATGGCTACAGCCAAAATCCAATCAGGAATGGCACATTGTATTATTGCAGGTGGAGCCGAAAGCATGAGTTTTATTCCAATGGGAGGTTACAAGCCTACTCCGGATTATGCTGTTGCAAAAGCAGGAAACGAAGATTACTACTGGGGAATGGGATTAACTGCAGAAGCAGTTGCCCAACAATTTAAAGTTTCCAGAGAAGATCAAGATGAGTTTGCGTACAACTCACATATGAAAGCATTGAAAGCACAAGCGGAAGGTAAATTTGACAAACAAATCGTACCTATCACTATTGAGCAAACATTCATCAACGAAAACGGAAAAAAAGAAACTAAATCTTATGTTGTAAACAAAGATGAAGGCCCTAGAGCAGGAACAACTAAAGAAGCATTAGCAGGTTTGAGACCGGTTTTTGAAGCTGGAGGAAGTGTAACTGCTGGTAACTCTTCACAAATGAGTGATGGTGCTGCCTTTGTACTTGTTATGAGCGAAGAAATGGTTAAAGAATTAAACCTGGAGCCTATCGCAAGATTAGTAAACTTTGCTTCGGCAGGAGTTGAACCAAGAATCATGGGAATAGGACCGGTAAAAGCGATTCCAAAAGCATTGAAACAAGCTGGATTATCATTGAATGATATTGGTTTGATCGAATTGAACGAAGCCTTTGCTTCTCAATCGATTGCCGTGATTCGTGAATTAGGATTAAACCCTGATATCGTGAATGTAAATGGAGGAGCAATTGCATTGGGTCACCCACTAGGATGTACTGGAGCAAAACTTTCTGTTCAATTATTTGACGAAATGAAACGCAGAGGAGATAAATACGGAATCGTATCTATGTGTGTAGGAACTGGACAAGGGACTGCAGGTGTTTATGAGTTGATGTAA
- a CDS encoding LETM1-related biofilm-associated protein: protein MINPSAPGWIDKFFSEQKCSDQNLSKTVDLFYQNVRDTGFIYGHIVSFDTVEPINTKGWLQNEISKVALLNTLYDIYRLTTSEKDEKDFVIKAMTFYNEMNPEGFNLFKKVLPNSPPSLNLEKIIDSRVQTNVDIISKNFSHIVTNALLFVDVLAFRQYLIHGSIPEKYLKKIEEAVISIVSLSLKTKSNKSNYDDLLIKLFEASVRYSKFSKVNIQNLEELKLEYFTSELEKYYLLDIAGMAIWSDGVIENEETYFLHKIAELMAVPDEFVDQSIKSTDEFITKHKKEIPYFNYSNPVKHFYDQTTQSVITLITRNKNRLVKEIVLSKELMILLAISTRRDLDEKEKKKVKKQLLDICKSIPSLTIFLLPGGSLLLPILIKFIPKMLPSAFNENLDTD from the coding sequence ATGATTAACCCATCGGCTCCTGGTTGGATAGATAAATTTTTTAGTGAACAAAAATGTTCAGACCAAAACCTATCTAAAACTGTAGATTTATTTTATCAAAATGTAAGGGATACTGGATTTATATACGGTCATATTGTATCTTTTGATACAGTAGAGCCTATAAATACAAAAGGATGGCTTCAAAACGAAATTTCTAAGGTAGCCTTACTCAATACCCTTTACGATATTTACAGGCTTACTACAAGTGAAAAAGACGAAAAAGATTTTGTGATAAAAGCGATGACTTTCTATAACGAAATGAATCCCGAAGGCTTTAATTTATTTAAAAAAGTCTTACCTAATAGCCCTCCCTCTTTAAATCTAGAAAAGATAATCGACAGTAGAGTTCAAACAAATGTCGATATCATCAGTAAGAATTTTTCGCATATTGTAACCAATGCTCTGCTCTTTGTTGATGTTTTGGCTTTCCGTCAATATTTAATTCATGGTTCAATCCCAGAGAAATATTTAAAAAAGATAGAAGAAGCTGTCATTAGTATTGTCTCGCTTTCGTTGAAAACAAAGTCAAACAAGTCTAATTATGATGATTTATTAATTAAACTTTTCGAGGCATCTGTACGATACAGTAAATTTTCTAAAGTAAATATTCAAAATCTTGAAGAACTTAAATTAGAGTATTTCACTTCTGAATTAGAAAAATATTACCTGCTAGACATTGCCGGAATGGCGATATGGAGTGATGGTGTGATAGAAAACGAGGAGACTTATTTTTTACATAAAATAGCTGAATTGATGGCTGTTCCAGATGAATTTGTTGATCAAAGCATAAAAAGTACGGATGAGTTCATAACAAAACACAAAAAAGAGATTCCCTATTTTAATTATTCGAATCCCGTAAAACATTTTTATGATCAAACGACTCAAAGTGTAATTACACTAATCACCAGAAATAAAAACCGATTAGTAAAAGAAATAGTTCTAAGTAAAGAATTGATGATATTACTGGCAATTTCCACTAGAAGAGACTTAGATGAAAAAGAAAAGAAAAAAGTAAAAAAACAGCTACTTGACATTTGTAAATCAATACCGTCCTTAACCATCTTTTTATTGCCTGGTGGTAGTTTGTTATTACCAATACTTATCAAGTTTATCCCTAAAATGCTACCTTCAGCATTCAATGAAAATCTAGATACTGATTAA
- a CDS encoding superoxide dismutase family protein: MKKIIFSTAFIIAVLIGCKTNSNPNDSKKLVLSFESKSNSKVSGTATFIEQNGKVSFTAKLSGLTPGVHAIHIHEKSDCTAADGSSAGGHWNPTFKNHGKWGVGDYHKGDIGNFIADKNGNGTISMTTDEWNIGSGDPTKDILGKGLIVHQGTDDFTSQPSGNAGARVACSAIIK; this comes from the coding sequence ATGAAAAAAATAATATTTTCGACAGCATTTATAATTGCAGTGCTTATTGGTTGCAAAACAAATAGCAATCCCAATGACTCCAAAAAATTAGTACTATCCTTCGAATCAAAAAGCAATAGTAAAGTATCAGGAACAGCTACTTTTATTGAACAAAATGGCAAAGTTAGTTTTACAGCTAAATTATCTGGATTAACTCCCGGAGTTCATGCCATTCATATCCATGAAAAATCAGATTGTACTGCTGCAGATGGAAGTTCGGCTGGCGGACACTGGAACCCTACATTCAAAAACCATGGTAAATGGGGAGTTGGTGATTATCATAAAGGAGACATAGGGAATTTTATTGCAGACAAAAATGGAAACGGAACAATTAGCATGACTACTGATGAATGGAATATTGGTTCTGGCGATCCTACAAAAGACATCCTTGGAAAAGGATTAATAGTGCATCAAGGAACTGATGATTTCACTTCTCAACCTTCAGGAAATGCTGGTGCCAGAGTTGCCTGTTCAGCTATAATTAAATAA
- a CDS encoding universal stress protein, translated as MTEINNILVALDLSDIDNTLIEYASFIADTLKVKKVYFVHNIKKYEISELFEEQLKDINLDEIIGDELNEKVEEKFTSSAEWEVLISEDPYSESLINYIVNKYEVQLALVGNKNKLKGTGVVSGKLLRMLKCNILSIPKNAKPVISNIWAGTDFSSASNKVFEVAENLQRSTAAKVKAVHVYNVPLQFSPYIPKEHLDLKIENHLKEKYEKFIKKIGYKGELTTEIIPGRDSGVAEKLRAKAEASKVDLIIVGDKGRNTFSSLLVGSVTEELFNQDLEVPLWIVK; from the coding sequence ATGACTGAAATAAATAACATCTTGGTCGCCTTAGACCTTTCGGATATTGATAACACCTTAATTGAGTATGCATCATTTATTGCAGATACACTGAAGGTAAAAAAAGTGTACTTTGTACATAATATCAAAAAATATGAGATCTCGGAATTATTTGAAGAACAGTTAAAGGATATTAACCTTGACGAAATAATAGGGGATGAGTTAAATGAAAAGGTAGAAGAAAAATTCACCTCTTCAGCAGAATGGGAAGTGCTTATTTCAGAGGATCCTTATTCTGAATCCCTGATCAATTATATTGTCAATAAATACGAGGTTCAGCTCGCTTTAGTTGGAAATAAAAATAAGTTAAAAGGTACTGGAGTCGTTAGCGGGAAATTACTACGTATGCTTAAATGCAATATTCTGTCTATCCCTAAAAATGCGAAACCGGTTATTAGCAATATTTGGGCGGGAACAGATTTCTCAAGTGCTTCCAATAAGGTTTTTGAAGTGGCTGAAAATTTGCAGAGAAGCACTGCGGCTAAAGTAAAAGCCGTGCACGTATACAATGTGCCTCTTCAATTCTCTCCTTACATTCCAAAAGAGCATCTCGATCTGAAGATAGAAAATCATCTAAAGGAAAAATATGAGAAATTCATAAAAAAAATAGGATACAAAGGGGAATTAACTACTGAAATTATTCCGGGAAGAGATAGCGGGGTTGCAGAAAAACTGCGTGCCAAGGCCGAAGCTTCAAAGGTGGATCTTATTATTGTGGGAGACAAAGGCAGAAATACCTTCTCTTCTTTACTTGTAGGAAGTGTTACTGAGGAACTTTTTAATCAGGATCTGGAAGTGCCTTTATGGATTGTTAAGTAG